ACATGGTACACTACCCCAGAGGGAATGACCATAAATGCCCCGTTCCGGGCAACTTACAAAGAAGTGCTTTCAGCAGAAGCACTTGAATTTATTAAGGCATTGCATCTGCAATTTAATATACAGCGCAAAGCGCTGTTAGGGGAGAGAGATGTCGTGCAGCAGAAAATTGATGGCGGGTGGAAGCCTCATTTTCTTTCTGAAACCGCATCAATCAGGGAAGGTGACTGGCAGATTGCTCCGGTTTCTGATGATATTCAAGATCGCCGGGTTGAAATCACAGGACCTGTTGAACGTAAAATGATTATCAATGCGATGAATTCAGGTGCCAATGTATTTATGGCAGATTTTGAAGACAGTAATTCTCCTAACTGGGATAATGTAGTTGGTGGTCAGCTTAATCTGCGTGATGCAATTAACAGGACAATCAGTTTTACCAATCCGGATAATGGTAAAATATACCGCTTAAATGAAACCACTGCAACCTTATTTGTACGCCCGAGAGGCTGGCATCTGGAAGAAAAACATATAGAAATTGATGGTGAACCTATCAGCGGAAGCCTGCTTGATTTTGGACTTTACTTTTTTCATAATGCAAAAACATTAATTCAAGATGGGAAGGGACCTTATTTCTATCTGCCAAAACTGGAAAGCTATCAGGAAGCCAGATTATGGAATGATGTGTTTGTTTTTGCACAGGATTATTGTGGTATCGCTCAGCAAAGTATTAAAGCAACCGTGCTGGTAGAAACTATTCTTGCTCCTTTTCAGCTGAATGAAATTTTATATGAACTGAGAGATCACTCTGCAGGAATGAACTGCGGACGCTGGGATTATATCTTTTCTTTTATCAAAAAATTCAGGAATGTTCCGGGTTATGTTTTTCCGGATCGTGCACAGGTAAATATGACGGTGCCTTTTATGCGCGCTTATACCCAGTTAGTAATCAAAACCTGTCACAAACGCGGTGCACATGCGATTGGTGGAATGGCAGCACAGATACCTATTAAAAATAATGAAGCTGCTAATGAAGCCGCTATCAAAAAAGTAAAAGCTGATAAACTGCGTGAAGTAACAGACGGGCATGATGGTACCTGGGTTGCTCATCCCGGGCTGGTTGCTATAGCGAAAGAAATATTTGACCAGGGGATGAAAACACCTAACCAGCTCCATGTAAGCCGTGAGGACTTTGCTTGTACTAAAAATGATTTACTGGAATTACCTGAAGGTACGATTACAGAAGAAGGATTAAGACAGAATATCAATGTAGGTATTTTATATCTGGAAAACTGGCTACGGGGAAATGGAGCAGCGGCTATCTATAATTTAATGGAAGATGCAGCTACAGCAGAAATTTGCCGTACACAGGTTTGGCAGTGGATACATAACAAAGCCAGATTAGATGATGGCAGGGAAATCACCCATCGTTTGTATGAAGACTTACGCGATGATGAAATCTGGGAGATCAGAAATATGGTAGGGGCTAAAGCTTATCAGGAAGGTGCTTACGTTCAGGCCATCTGCATTTTTAACAGAATGGTCGTACAGAATAAGTGGGTTGATTTTCTTACGCTGCCGGCTTATGACCTTATCCTCTCGAATGATGAAAAAAAAATATGTAAAGAAGAGGAGCCGGAGTTGCAGCAGGCACCGCCGGAATCTGTATCCGCAGAACGATAAAATCCGGCAAACGGAGCAGTGAAAGATAATTCAATTATAAAAATAAACAACCAGCTATAAAACCAATGTAAACCTAAAAGAACAATCATCATGGCAACAGAAGCAAAAGCAGTACAGCTCATTACCGAATGGCAGACCAACCCGAGATGGGCAGGTATCAATCGTCCTTATACCGCAGAAGAGGTTTTAAAACTGCGCAGCAAAGTGGAAATTGAATATTCCCTTGCCAGAAAAGGAGCAGAAAAACTATGGGTGAAACTTAATTCACAAGCTTATGTGGCTGCACTGGGTGCTTTAACCGGCAATCAGGCAGTTCAGGAGGTGGCAGCAGGACTGGAAGCTATTTATTTAAGTGGCTGGCAGGTAGCAGCTGACGCTAATTCATCGGGAACGATGTATCCTGATCAGTCACTTTATCCGGTTAATTCTGTGCCAGATGTAGTGAAACGTATCAATAACGCTTTTTTACGCTGTGAGCAGATAGACTCTGTAAATGGCGATAATACCAAAGACTGGATGGCTCCGATAGTTGCTGATGCTGAGGCAGGCTTTGGTGGCAATCTAAACGCTTTTGAACTGATGAAAGCTATGATTGAAGCAGGTGCTGCAGGTGTTCATTTTGAAGATCAGTTATCATCTGCTAAGAAATGCGGGCATCTGGGCGGAAAGGTATTGGTGCCTACTCAGGAAGCGATCAATAAATTAGTTGCAGCCAGGCTGGCTGCAGATGTAATGAATGTTTCTACTTTGATTATTGCCCGTACAGATGGCGAAGCTGCCAACCTGATTACTTCTGATGTGGATATCAGGGATCGTGAATTTATTACCGGTGAAAGAACAAACGAAGGGTTTTACACGGTAAGAAATGGCCTGGAACAATGTATTTCCCGTGGTTTATCTTATGCGCCCTATGCAGATATGATCTGGATGG
This portion of the Pedobacter lusitanus genome encodes:
- the aceA gene encoding isocitrate lyase; this translates as MATEAKAVQLITEWQTNPRWAGINRPYTAEEVLKLRSKVEIEYSLARKGAEKLWVKLNSQAYVAALGALTGNQAVQEVAAGLEAIYLSGWQVAADANSSGTMYPDQSLYPVNSVPDVVKRINNAFLRCEQIDSVNGDNTKDWMAPIVADAEAGFGGNLNAFELMKAMIEAGAAGVHFEDQLSSAKKCGHLGGKVLVPTQEAINKLVAARLAADVMNVSTLIIARTDGEAANLITSDVDIRDREFITGERTNEGFYTVRNGLEQCISRGLSYAPYADMIWMETSNPDLNIAREFAEAIHAVYPDKLLAYNCSPSFNWSKHLTEEQIGTFREDLAALGYKFQFITLAGFHALNTSMFELSNAYRQKGMAGFSQLQQREFALQEHGFKAVKHQSFVGTGYFDCVQNTVQQGTASTIAMKDSTETAQFH
- the aceB gene encoding malate synthase A, yielding MNHTETWYTTPEGMTINAPFRATYKEVLSAEALEFIKALHLQFNIQRKALLGERDVVQQKIDGGWKPHFLSETASIREGDWQIAPVSDDIQDRRVEITGPVERKMIINAMNSGANVFMADFEDSNSPNWDNVVGGQLNLRDAINRTISFTNPDNGKIYRLNETTATLFVRPRGWHLEEKHIEIDGEPISGSLLDFGLYFFHNAKTLIQDGKGPYFYLPKLESYQEARLWNDVFVFAQDYCGIAQQSIKATVLVETILAPFQLNEILYELRDHSAGMNCGRWDYIFSFIKKFRNVPGYVFPDRAQVNMTVPFMRAYTQLVIKTCHKRGAHAIGGMAAQIPIKNNEAANEAAIKKVKADKLREVTDGHDGTWVAHPGLVAIAKEIFDQGMKTPNQLHVSREDFACTKNDLLELPEGTITEEGLRQNINVGILYLENWLRGNGAAAIYNLMEDAATAEICRTQVWQWIHNKARLDDGREITHRLYEDLRDDEIWEIRNMVGAKAYQEGAYVQAICIFNRMVVQNKWVDFLTLPAYDLILSNDEKKICKEEEPELQQAPPESVSAER